CTCCCCCGCCTACTGGGACCGCTCGGAACCCTGTGCTCCGGCCTGGCGATGCTCCAAGCTCCAGGCCTCCGCAGGCCATGAGCAGTGTTCCTTTGACCTACGGCGAGCGGCCTCTGGGAGCCCTTCAGGCCTACTACACATCTGAGGAGGTGCTCGACGACGCCGAACGTCAATTGCTGACCGGCATCGCCGGGCAGGCCGCGGTGGTGGTGGAAAACGCCCGGTTGTTCGCTGGCGCCCGGGACCATGCGGCATTGGAGGAACGTCAGAAGCTGGCACGTGACTTGCATGACAGCGTCAGCCAAGCGCTCTACGGAATTGCCATGGGGGGACGGACGGCCCTGCGCCAGCTCGAGCGAAACCCCGACCAGGCGCCGGACTCGGTGCGGTACATGCTGTCCCTCGCCGAGGCGGGACTGGCCGAGATGCGTGCCTTGATCTTCGAACTGCGACCCGAGTCCCTGGAGCAGGAGGGACTCAGCATGGCTATCGCGAAGTTGGCGTCCGCCTTGCAAGCCCGGCATGGCTTGAAGGTCTCGGTCGACCTCTGCGAGGAGCCGGCACTCCCCATTGCGACCAAGGTGGCCCTGTTACGGATCGCGCAGGAGGCGACGCACAACACCGTTAAACATGCTGGCGCTTCCAGCGTTCACATTCACCTGCATGACCATCCAGACCGGATCGAACTGGTCATCGAGGACGACGGGTCCGGCTTTGACCCGGCGCAGCCCCGTCAGGGCAGTCTGGGTCAGACCACCATGCGTGAACGGGCCAGAGCGGTGGGAGCAGAGTGCCTTGTCAGGAGCGAGCCTGGCCAGGGCACAGCGGTGCGGGTGAGTGTGCCGCTGATCTGATCCGGCGCGTACGCCGCAGCATGTGCCGGTGACGATACGAACGGCTGAACCTCCAGGTTTTCCACTCGGCTCGGCACGGTCAAGTGCTGCTGGACGGTTGGCTCTTGGTTGTGCACCCACACCCACCGAATCAGGCCGAATCCCAGCGGATGAAGACCTGAAAGGCCAGGACCCGAGCTTCCTCCTTTACTGGAGAAGTACGTCCATCACGCGGTGCATCTCCGGTCCGTTCCACCGTTCCGTATCTCACCGGAGAGCCCGTGCCCTCTTCTGGGCGGTCGGTCAAAGGTTCGAGTCCTACAGGGTGCGCCAGAGATTCCCCGTCTGTGATGGGGTTTTTCTTTTGCCTCCTCGTGCCTGACGGGGCAGAGAACGCTGTTTGTCCCCAACCTGTATCCGAGGATCTGTATACCTGCCCCGCGTGCGGGCATTTCCGGGCCGTACAGGAGAACAGTCCATGCCCTATGCCGCCCTCGCCGTCTTGAGGGGGTCCGTGTTGCGGCTCCCGGAGTCGGAGGGGTCAATGAGCCAGAAACTCGACGACCCGCACGGGGCGCCTTCCCGACGAGGACACTTCTTGTTTCGGCCCGCGTCTCAGCCCAGGTCGAGTTCCTTCAGGATGTCGTTCATGCGGGCGCGTTCCTGCCCCGCGCTCTCGGAGTCGCCCTGCCCCAGGTGCCAGTCCACGAGCTGGGCGCGGGCCTCGATGTTGAGCGGGTCGGCGGTGATGAGGGTCCGCAGGGCGTCGCGCCGCTCCAGGCTGCCCTCGGGCTGGGCGTCGGCGTAGACCTGGAGGGCGTCGTGCAGCAACCTCTCGGCGAGTTCGCGCTCCTCGTGCAGCTCGCTGGCGAGGTCCGGGAGCGCGTCCGGGGGTCCGGCCTCCTGGCGGATCAACGTTGCCAGACGCTCGGCATCCCGGGTCATCAACGCGTCTTGCAGGTCGGCGAGGTCACTCTGAACCGGAAAGGCGAGGGTCAGGCGCCCGCGCGCGGAGCTGATCAGGTTCACCCCGAAGGTGCTCCGCAGGTGGTACACCGCCGTCTGCAGGCTGGCGAGGGGATTCTTGGCGTCCGGCCAGAAGCGTTCGGCCAGCGCCTCGCGCGGCTGGGAGCGGCCCGAGAGGGCGAGCGCCACCAGCAGCGCCGCGCTCTTGCGGGTCGGGAAATCCCCCGCCCGCCAGGTGCGCCCCGCGTGGGTGAGCCGCAGCGGCCCCAGCACCCGCAGCACGAGCGGGAACAGTGCCCGCGAGGCGTCGTCCTGCACGTGGGCGACGAGGCGCCACGCGGCGGAGCTGCCCAGCAGGGCGCGGTAGCCGTGGGTGCGAATGAGGTCCAGCGCCTCCTGCAAATCCTCCGGCTCTCCCCGGTGCAGCAGGGCGGTGGCGAGTTCCAGCCGGGCGTCCTCCCGGCGGGCCTCCTCCACGACCACGCCCAGGTCGCCGTCCCCCTGGAGGGCGGCCTCCAGGCCAGCGCGCAGGCCCAGGGTGCGGGCCTCCTCCAGGGCGTCCCGGGCCGCGTCGGGCTCGCCGAGTTCGCGGTAGGCGCGGGCCAGGAGCAGCCGGGTCTCCGTGTGCAGGCTGCGGTCGGCGGAGTCCACGGCCTCCAGCAGGTCGCGCGCCCGCTGGGGAACGCCCGCGTGCAGCGCGAGCAGGGCCTGGACCCGCGCCACCCAGCCCGTCACCTGCCCCAGCCCGGAGCGTTCGGCGAGCAGCCGCGCCTGCTCCAGATGGGTCCGGGCCTGCGTCCCCTCCCCCAGCAGCGCGTGGACCTCGGCGAGGTTGACGTGGGTGAGGGCCGTCTCCTCGGGGTGCTCGTCCTCCAGCAGGCGCAGCACCTGCCCGTAGGGGGCCAGCGCCTCCTGCAGGAGGCCGCGCCCGAACTGGAGGCCGCCCAGCGTCTCCAGGCTGCGGGCCTCACGGCGCAGGTCGCCCGCCTCGCGGAAGGCGGCGACGGCCTCATCGAGGCTGCGCTCGGCCTCGGCGTGGCGGCCGAGCTGCACGAGCAGGGTGGCGCGGTTGTGCGCCGCCTCACCCCCGGTCAGGCCCCCGGCCCGGGCCGCCGACCCGAAATCCTCCAGGGCGCCCGGGGGATTGCCCCGCACCGCGCGCACCACCCCCCGCGCGTTGTGCGCCAGGGGTCGAAGGGCGGGAGTCAGCCCCGGCAGCGCCCGGGAGTACAGCTCCTCGGCCCGTGTGAGGTCGCCGGACGCCCGCGCCAGCAGCCCCGCGAGGTAGAGCGCGGTGGGCTGTTCCCGCCAGTAGGGTGGCAGGACCCGCAGGCTGGCCCGCAGCGTTCCCGTTCCCGCCCCCGCCCGCAGGTGCCCCGCGAGCAGGGTGAGGTGGTCCTCCCAGGCGGCGGCCTCGCGCAGCAGGGTCAGGGCGTCGGCGGTGTGACCCGCCCGGTGAAGCAGCCCCGCGACCGCCCGCGCCGCCTCCCCCCCCGGCAGCGGGCAGAGGTGACGGCGTAGCGGCCCGGGAATCCTCCAGCCCCCCGGCACGGCCCATAACCAGCCACCGTCGGCGAGTGCCTCGACGGTCTCCGGGGCGACATTCAGAGTTGCCGAGACATCCGGGGTTACCAGCGGGGTGAGGGCCAGGGCGCGGTAGGCGGGCAGCAGGGCCTCGGGGGGCAGCAGGGGGGCCAGCCCCGCCGCGACCAGGGGGTGCCGGTACCACTCCTCCCCCTCGGATTCGGGGGACCCCCCCTCCGCCAGCACCCGGGCAAGCGGCAGGGCGGCGGGCCAGCCCCCGCTCAGGACGAAGGTGGCGGCAGCCCAGCGGTCGTGTGGGGCCAGGGCCCGGTGCCACTCCCCCTCGCTGTAAAGCAGGTCCGCACCCGTCAGGATCAGGGGAAAGGCCCCCTCGGGCCGGGTTTGGGCCCAGCGTGCCACCTCCCCCCGGGTGCGGGGCCACCACAGCCAGCCTTCCAGGCCCTCGGGCGGTGGCTCGCGCAAGACGCTCAGCCCCCGCTCCCGCGCCCAACTCAGCAGCGCCTCCTGGCCCGCCCCCACGTCCACGGGAGCGATCACCCGGCCGGGTGCCGCTTCCAGCCGCGGACGCAGGCGCCCAGGCAGGTCAATCATGAGCCAAGTATAGAAAAAACCTTCACCCTCCCCGTGAGGGCTCAGAAAAGCGGAAGCCTTTGTGTTTTTTTTGAGACCCCTTTGATGGAATGAACTCACCCAAGAGTTCCAGCCGGAGGAGACCCCGATGAAGAAGACGACCCCCACCATCCTGAGCCTGTCCGTCCTCCTCGCTGCCTGCGGGCAGAGCACGCCCCAGCTCTCGGCCCCTGCCAGCACCGCCGCCTCCGGTTCGGCGCTGAGCGCCCAGGCCACCACCCTGACCGAGTGCCAGGCGCTTTACGCCACGGCGCCCAGCGGCGTGCAGGTGGACAGCACGATGCGCTACGGGCAGGTCGGCACCCTGATCCTCTCCTTCGCCGACGACACCAGCAAGGGCCGCGCGATCACCTGGATGGACTCCAACCTGCCGGTGGACCTCGGCAAGGGGCTGGGCGCGCTCCAGAACCTGCCGGTCGTCGCGGTGAAGACGCTGGTCACCCAGGACCTGGTTCAGAAGCTCAAGGCCAACCTCCCCGGCCTGGTGTCGGTGTACCAGGACGCGCCGCTGAAGTACAAGCTCGCCGAGAGCGTGAAGTTCATCGGGGCGGACGTGGCGCGCAGCACCTACGGGGTGACGGGCAAGGGCGTGGGCGTGGCGGTGCTGGACTCGGGCATCGACGGCACCCACCCCGACCTGAAGAACGTCGCCAAGAACGTGAAGCTGGTCGGCCCGGTCACCGACGTGGGCGTGGGCGGTTACCTGTACGTGGACACCCCCGACAGCGACACGACGAGCGGGCACGGCACCCACGTCGCCAGCACCATCGGCGGCAGCGGCGCGGCCTCTGAGGGCTCGGCGCGGGTCCGGCGCGGTGTAGCGCCCGGCGTGACGCTGGTCGGCGTGGGCTCGGGCGAGGCCCTGAGCATCCTGTACGCGCTGGAAGGCTTCGATTTCATCCTGAAGCCCGAAATCCGCGAGACCTACAACATCCGCGTGATCTCCAACTCCTGGGGCTCCAGCGGCGAGTTCGCCCCCTACAACCCCATCAGCCTGGCCGCCAAGCGTGCCTACGACGCGGGGATCATCGTGACCTTCGCGGCGGGCAACGAGGGACCCGGCGCGAACACCCTCAACCCCTACTCGGCCAGCCCCTGCGTGATCAGCGTGGCGGCGGGCGACAAGAAGGGCTACCTGGCCGACTTCAGCTCCCGTGGCCGCAGCGGTGACAAGCTGGTCCACCCCGACGTAACGGCTCCCGGCGTGGACATCAGCGCCGCCCGCGCCCTGACCGGTGTGGCCGCGACCACCGTGCCCGATGTGGACAACCCGCAGTACGCCACCATCAGCGGCACGAGCATGGCGACCCCCCATATCAGCGGCGTGATCGCCCTGATGCTGGAAGCCAACCCGGGGCTGACGCTCGACAGCGTGATGTCGATCTTCCAGAAGACCAGCCGCCCGATGTACTACTCGGTCGCCACCGACGACGGCCTCAACCCCACCCAAACAGTCGTCAAGCGCCGCGAGCTGTGGGAGGTCGGCTACGGCTACGTCGACGCCAACGCCGCCGTGCGCGAGGCCGTCCGCCTGAACCCCACCCGCTACGCCGTCACCACGACCAACCTGCCGGGCTGGAGCAGCACCGTCGCCACCAGCGTCTGCGGGCCTCAGGTGAACTGCGTGACCACGTCGCAGGACACCCACACCCTCAGCGTCCCTGCGGGCTCCAGCGCCCTGCGCGTCGCCACCGAGTGGGGCAACCCCGCCTACGACCTCGACCTGGATGTCTACAACCCCTCCGGTCAGCTCGTCGGCTCCAGCGCCCAAGGCACGAGCACCGGCGAGGCCGTCAGCATCCCCAACCCGGTCGCGGGCAACTGGAAGGTCGTGCTCAAGGGCTACCTCAACCCCCAGACGACCTACACCGGCACCGCCCAGGTCGACAAGATCGTCCGCCAGTAAGGTTCACGCCAAAGCAGAGTCCCTCCAGATCGGGGGGACTCTTTGCTGTGGGTGGTTGAGAAGACCCCTCATCCCCTCGCTGCGCGAGGCCCCTCCGCTGGCGGCTGTGCCAGTCTCCCCTATTGATAACGGCTTAGGTTCGGGACGCCCATTACGCTTCTCGCCCCCGTGCTTCCGGCCAGCAGGG
The sequence above is a segment of the Deinococcus apachensis DSM 19763 genome. Coding sequences within it:
- a CDS encoding tetratricopeptide repeat protein, coding for MIDLPGRLRPRLEAAPGRVIAPVDVGAGQEALLSWARERGLSVLREPPPEGLEGWLWWPRTRGEVARWAQTRPEGAFPLILTGADLLYSEGEWHRALAPHDRWAAATFVLSGGWPAALPLARVLAEGGSPESEGEEWYRHPLVAAGLAPLLPPEALLPAYRALALTPLVTPDVSATLNVAPETVEALADGGWLWAVPGGWRIPGPLRRHLCPLPGGEAARAVAGLLHRAGHTADALTLLREAAAWEDHLTLLAGHLRAGAGTGTLRASLRVLPPYWREQPTALYLAGLLARASGDLTRAEELYSRALPGLTPALRPLAHNARGVVRAVRGNPPGALEDFGSAARAGGLTGGEAAHNRATLLVQLGRHAEAERSLDEAVAAFREAGDLRREARSLETLGGLQFGRGLLQEALAPYGQVLRLLEDEHPEETALTHVNLAEVHALLGEGTQARTHLEQARLLAERSGLGQVTGWVARVQALLALHAGVPQRARDLLEAVDSADRSLHTETRLLLARAYRELGEPDAARDALEEARTLGLRAGLEAALQGDGDLGVVVEEARREDARLELATALLHRGEPEDLQEALDLIRTHGYRALLGSSAAWRLVAHVQDDASRALFPLVLRVLGPLRLTHAGRTWRAGDFPTRKSAALLVALALSGRSQPREALAERFWPDAKNPLASLQTAVYHLRSTFGVNLISSARGRLTLAFPVQSDLADLQDALMTRDAERLATLIRQEAGPPDALPDLASELHEERELAERLLHDALQVYADAQPEGSLERRDALRTLITADPLNIEARAQLVDWHLGQGDSESAGQERARMNDILKELDLG
- a CDS encoding S8 family serine peptidase; its protein translation is MKKTTPTILSLSVLLAACGQSTPQLSAPASTAASGSALSAQATTLTECQALYATAPSGVQVDSTMRYGQVGTLILSFADDTSKGRAITWMDSNLPVDLGKGLGALQNLPVVAVKTLVTQDLVQKLKANLPGLVSVYQDAPLKYKLAESVKFIGADVARSTYGVTGKGVGVAVLDSGIDGTHPDLKNVAKNVKLVGPVTDVGVGGYLYVDTPDSDTTSGHGTHVASTIGGSGAASEGSARVRRGVAPGVTLVGVGSGEALSILYALEGFDFILKPEIRETYNIRVISNSWGSSGEFAPYNPISLAAKRAYDAGIIVTFAAGNEGPGANTLNPYSASPCVISVAAGDKKGYLADFSSRGRSGDKLVHPDVTAPGVDISAARALTGVAATTVPDVDNPQYATISGTSMATPHISGVIALMLEANPGLTLDSVMSIFQKTSRPMYYSVATDDGLNPTQTVVKRRELWEVGYGYVDANAAVREAVRLNPTRYAVTTTNLPGWSSTVATSVCGPQVNCVTTSQDTHTLSVPAGSSALRVATEWGNPAYDLDLDVYNPSGQLVGSSAQGTSTGEAVSIPNPVAGNWKVVLKGYLNPQTTYTGTAQVDKIVRQ